A window of Chrysoperla carnea chromosome 3, inChrCarn1.1, whole genome shotgun sequence genomic DNA:
tttatttattattaaaaaaaaattcacaagaaGATGACAGAAATTTGTTcacaagtttttctttttttgcatCTCTTTACCAGACATTTAACAAATAGATTAAGAAATTCGATGTTATTTTTCACACTTTAATaaccaaaattaattatgatatcgcaattatttcaacaaaatttagtCTACTGTGTGAACCAGACTAActattactaatttttaagcTAAAATGAAAAGTATCTTCAAGGAACGGTGTAATCCAAGATAACGAGTAAATGATTGAATCACTATTTGCATCAACCACTGCTTATAAAGAGCATATCAGAAGCATGAGAATTGTTGCAATTGTCTAGAACATTGTGGCCTAAGATAAATGCAACTGTTATACTATAAGACcagaaaataaacattatatctcgaaaatatGATCGAACATAAACGTTATGCCTTAAAAAATTCTCCTAAAATTGTTACTACTAAAAGGAACACTGGAACACtctatataaacatattttaactaatattacgaaattatttatagatgtaGTCTTAATCCATatctaatttatgaaaaatggaaatacataaaaatttggtgCAACTGAAGCATATTTCACCCATAAATAAAAAAGGCATCTGACACGGGTCATTTATCAGTATCAACAAATACTGATATCtactaagtaaataaataagatcctttattaaaaattcattttaatagttaaattgtttttatatttgacaAAAATGATATCACCATTGTTATTTGGTATTCTTAGTACAttgttgatttattatatttttgatttcataAATGGACGACCTAAAAACTTTCCACCAGGTAAGtgagaacatatttttttgaaaaagtataggaaaatgtttcatacaacacttgcaataaaatgtatattgatTAAACGGAAGAATCTATAAAATTAGAATTGTAAAACGTCAGtattagttgaaaattttcaccgTTGAATGGAATAGTTTCCAATAATGAAATTTCATACTTTTCTATTTCTGTATATTTCATTGTTTTAGGACCCATTCGTATACCATTTTTTGGAagttatctatttttaatattcaaaacattaaaagatGTACCCATCGAATTAGCCGAAtggagtaaaaaatataaatcaaatgtAACCAGTCTTTTTCTGGgtccatataaaaatataatcttgcATGATTACCAAACAATTCAAATGCTTACTCGTAACGAATTTGATGGAAGACCTGatggttttataataaaattgcgaGCATTTGGTAAACgtttaggtatattttttacTGACGGTGATTTTTGGTTAGAACAACGGCGTTTTGCATTGCGTCATATGCGTGATTTTGGTTTTGGTCGACGAAgtgaaaaacttgaaaatatcaTTGAATTTGAAATCAAAGAAATGATTAAGCATATTGAGAATAATCATTATATGTTTAAGGCACCACATTTTTTTGCACCTGGTTTTGTTAATCTTTTAGTGTCAATTTTAACGGGAACTACATTGGATCAAAATCAACGCAATTATTTAGAAGAAATTGGTTTTCATTctttattgtttcaaaaaaatgcgtCACCGCTGGGTGGTTTCATTGGAATTTTTCCATGGGTACGATTTTTTGCACCAAATGTAAGTGGTTATCATGGGTCCAAAAATGGAaacgataaattaattgaatttgtacAGGTAAATATTAAAGAGATTGCTGCTAAAAGTAAGTTCCTTGCTGACAAAGAAGATCTTCCAGCAAGGCCTTCTTTATCAGCAGTTATGCTTTCGCCAAAGTCTGTGAATTTTGCGTATAAATGTTCTGATGTTTTAATCAAAGAGTGGTTGCAGCAAAATCCTCTTatcttcaatgtttttttttttttttaatatttattttatttaggatTTAATTGAAAACCGTAAAAAATTACGACACAAAGAAGAAACTGAAGGTTTCATTGATGTATACTTACAAGAGTTGGAAAACCGTGAGAAAGTAAATAAAGCTTCATTTACGCGTTGGTattcacacaaaaattattttaaaaaaacattcatctataaaaacatttcattttacaGACGAACAACTTACATTAACATGCGTCGATTTTTTACTACCCACATCATCATGCGTTGAAATGTCTTTATCACTTTTAATACAACGTTTAATCCATCATCCAGATGTTCAAGACAAAATGTTTGATGAAATTAAATCAGTTGTTGGTACAGGTCGCTTACCAACTTTAAATGATAGACCaaggtaaaaaaagtttttttaaaataaatatttaacgttCTTTTAGAAATAATAGCTGCTAACTGCTAAGTGGAAAAATCACACTAAGGTCATATCATGAGACCacgaatttatttatctatgaattttatttttcagtttacTATATTGCGAAGCTACATTACGGGAAGGAATGAGAATTGATACACCAATTAATTTAGGTGTGGGTCGTGAGACAACAACTGATATAATCATACAAGGATATGATATTCCAAAAGTAtgaacttattataaaaatgtaatctaaaatttcaaatctttgatTGTTTTTTCTAGGGAACTTTAGTTTTTGCAAATTTGTGGCAAATGCATCATGATGAAATTTTATGGAAAGATCCATTTACATTTCGCCCAGAAAGATTTCTAACCGGGGATGGAAAGCGTTTATGTAAAGACATGACACTGCCATTTGGTTTAGGTCGACGTGTATGTGCGGGTGAAACATTCGCACGAAATggaatgtttatgtttttagttGGTTtagtgcaaaattttaaatttactgtgCCACCGGGTGCATTATTACCTGATTTAAGTGACCGTGCAAACAGTGCTTTATTGACGAATTGTCAAGAGTTCATAGTGCAATGTGAGCCTAGAATTTAAGTGCGTTTATTTAAGATTGCAAATTGgtaattcacaaaataaaaaatttcaaccattttttctaataacaaaggcgatttttaactatttatttattgaagggCGAAAAATGTGGTTTAATATTAggtgaatcaaaattttcaaattaaaaaataaagtaaatagttgtaaaataaataaaaataagttcgTAAAAAATTACTAGGATCGTGTTTACTATATCCTAAATTTAcacacaattaaaaattgtaattaattagtacCGAAGCTTCAAACAAGCAATTagtaaaaaagacaaaaacagagcatataaattttatacttactgCCTAGTAATccagaaacatttttattaaaaaaaagcatgATTAGTTAGATTCTTTAGTAATGACATATTTTACTATCTTTTTACTTCGAATGCAATTTAAGTATATTCACTAGAtagaggaaaaataaaaaatgatcatCACAAATTTTAGATATgccaatgaaaaatattaaaatttgcaatCAATTTTGAACCTTGTTTACAGGATTCTGCATACAGAATACGATCTTCTATTGCAGTGATATCTATTTCTGACCTTGTTGGGCCAATGGTCACACAGTAAAGCATAGTCTCTACTACAAAAAAGTGATGTAACCCCGTGGCGATCAATTTTAAACAATGAGCACAAATTGGGATTAGACTAGATGATTCACacaagtatcaaattttatgtgTTATGATTATCAGTTGAAGGGTGTGATTCCCCACCTGCAACTTTAGATTACATTCTGTATGTAGACTCTTCAAAGTTCAAATCATAAAagcttgaaaatataaaaagggTCTTAACTTTAGAAATGGCAAGATAGATGACAAAGTAGAATATATCGTACTGTGGATGcaaattagtaaattaatataaaactacCCTcgcaatattataaaaatttactaagattatgaaaaatttgtataaaattctcGAAgaagaaaactaaaaccccgatgACAGCAAAATCACgctctaaaatttgaaattgttattattaataaccaTACATGCCTCTAatatcggtcaaacacataactcTCGCCGTCGTCGGGGTGAAAATTGACAACTTTTGGTTCTTAAAGGGAcatgtacattttaaattttggatttacaaaatttaagttataatactgacttaaataaaaatctaaaataatttagcCAATGAAcaaagattaataataaaattccaatGATAAATCAAATTCCAGGCCAACTACAAatgtgaaatgaaattttgaaagcatTCGATTTAAAAGGATAGTTTaaagtttagaaataaaataacgaaCACTTACATTTCCTTTGCGTATTTTGGGATCGTCAATGGTAACAAAATATGCAGGAATACGATGACCCCACCATAATTGACGAGAAACACACCAATCTCGTATACCCTCCATCCAACGATACCATGTTTTTGTATGCTGTTCgggtataatttttaaatcaccaTTTTGTACAGCTTTTATAGCATTTTCCGCCATTTCATCACACCTTACATACCTAATATTGcaaattatgatattaaaaatttttaattaaatattcgtGCTTAATAATTTATGgataatataaatcatttttactgCCCGATCAAGCTATTTAGCCGCTTCACACCATTTTCTCTGGCCATTTTCTTAACAGAAAGCGGCAGTGAATATAATCCCTAAATATGAATAACACAGTCAAActgataaaaactaaaaacagcAGTGAAATATAATTACACAGAATGGTACAAGATTCTTCGTAAtatgtatttcaaaaaagaTTGTGGCTGCGATTAGCTCATCGAATATTCAGGTAGATTTTTAAAATGGGACACTTGATATTTGCATATACATACCATTGTGGTTTAATCAATGGTTCAACAATATCCTTGGATCGACTGCACACTGGCACAACCATAGGATTATTCTTCGTTTCCTTATATAAACCTTTATCTTTTAACGCCTTTATAATTGCTTTACGACAATCGAAACGTTTCATTCCAGTAAATTCACCATAATCACCCATTATGTAACCATTATCATCGAATATTGTTATAAACGGTAAATTATGTCGATTACCCACTTCATAATCGTTTGGATCATGTGCCGGTGTAATTTTCACAGCACCAGTACCGAATTCACGATCCACAAACTCATCACACACAATTGGTAATTTACGATCACAAAACGGATGCGTAACAAATTTACCATGAAGATGTTTGTATCGTGGATCTTCAGGGTGGACGGCTACAGCCGTATCTCCTAGCATAGTTTCAACACGTGTTGTGGCAACAACTAATTCTTCATCGGATCCATCAACTTTATAAGCGAATGACACTAACACACCAAATTCAACTTTTTCGTCGTATCCAGGTACGGATAAAAATGTTCGGCCTTCTAATTCAACTTTATCAACTTCAATGTCAGATATTGCTGATTTTAGCGTACATGACCAATTTACTAATCGATTGTGACGATAAATGTAACCTTCTTCGTGTAATCGTACAAATGCTTCAGTTACAGCACGACATAATTTTGGATCCATAGTAAAACAGGCACGATCCCAATCAAATGATGATCCGAGTTTTTTCAATTGATGGTATATTCGATCTCCTTtcctaagtttaaaaaaattagttcaaaattCTCGAAAACAATTATCTTTTCGACGTTTAGTAAAATTGCCACTGTGTGTTACTAGGATTAACCATTAGTGAGATAAAGtgagataaatattaaataaaataacttactCATTTTTCCATTCccaaattttttctatgaatttttctCGTCCTATTTCATGACGTGAACGTTTCTCTTCTCgccaaattttcttttcaactaCCACTTGTGTTGCAATCCCCGCATGATCACAACCTGGATTCCATAATGTCATATATCCTTTCATTCTGTACCACCTTGTAAGTGAATCTTCTACGGCATTTGTTAATGCATGACCCAAATGTAAAGAACCGGTTACATTCGGTGGTGGTATTaccataacaaattttttatcttgatttaaaattgatttt
This region includes:
- the LOC123296915 gene encoding probable cytochrome P450 304a1, with the protein product MISPLLFGILSTLLIYYIFDFINGRPKNFPPGPIRIPFFGSYLFLIFKTLKDVPIELAEWSKKYKSNVTSLFLGPYKNIILHDYQTIQMLTRNEFDGRPDGFIIKLRAFGKRLGIFFTDGDFWLEQRRFALRHMRDFGFGRRSEKLENIIEFEIKEMIKHIENNHYMFKAPHFFAPGFVNLLVSILTGTTLDQNQRNYLEEIGFHSLLFQKNASPLGGFIGIFPWVRFFAPNVSGYHGSKNGNDKLIEFVQDLIENRKKLRHKEETEGFIDVYLQELENREKVNKASFTHEQLTLTCVDFLLPTSSCVEMSLSLLIQRLIHHPDVQDKMFDEIKSVVGTGRLPTLNDRPSLLYCEATLREGMRIDTPINLGVGRETTTDIIIQGYDIPKGTLVFANLWQMHHDEILWKDPFTFRPERFLTGDGKRLCKDMTLPFGLGRRVCAGETFARNGMFMFLVGLVQNFKFTVPPGALLPDLSDRANSALLTNCQEFIVQCEPRI